One Leptolyngbya sp. NIES-2104 genomic window carries:
- a CDS encoding DUF4058 family protein — MPYFPGMNPYLEGYLFQDLHSALASRIRAILTPLLRPRYAARLEVSAVQDTSLSEDLGIVYPDVEVVTASAIDPINAPSVTALTPATLTLPPPVRVRIPTVEIRDVTRNRLVTCIEILSYANKRQPGLDQYLQKRSRLIQTGVHLVEIDLIRRGTRPISDAQIPASHYRVTVTRANDRVDVWTFQMQDPLPTIPIPLLPPDPDVPLNLSQAIQQVYEEADYDLTLDYDRQPPPPALSDSDRQWLNTLIH, encoded by the coding sequence ATGCCGTACTTTCCGGGCATGAATCCCTACCTTGAAGGCTATCTTTTTCAAGACTTGCACAGCGCTCTCGCAAGCCGAATTCGTGCAATTCTCACGCCCCTACTGCGTCCCCGCTACGCTGCACGATTGGAAGTCTCGGCAGTCCAAGACACAAGTTTAAGCGAAGACTTAGGTATCGTTTACCCAGATGTAGAAGTCGTGACAGCCTCTGCGATTGATCCAATTAATGCTCCGTCCGTCACCGCTTTGACCCCGGCTACCTTGACTCTACCACCACCGGTGCGGGTGCGAATTCCAACGGTTGAGATCCGAGATGTCACTCGCAATCGCTTAGTCACCTGTATTGAAATTCTGTCTTATGCCAACAAGCGTCAGCCTGGATTGGATCAGTACCTTCAGAAGCGTAGTCGCTTGATTCAGACCGGGGTGCATTTGGTTGAAATTGATTTGATTCGGCGCGGCACTCGTCCGATCTCAGACGCTCAAATTCCTGCATCGCATTACCGAGTGACCGTGACTCGCGCCAACGATCGTGTAGACGTGTGGACGTTTCAGATGCAAGACCCGCTGCCCACCATTCCGATTCCTTTATTGCCACCTGACCCAGACGTGCCTCTGAATTTATCTCAAGCAATTCAGCAGGTGTATGAGGAAGCAGATTACGATTTAACGCTAGATTACGATCGACAACCCCCTCCGCCTGCGCTTTCTGACAGCGATCGGCAATGGCTGAATACGCTAATTCACTAG
- a CDS encoding dynamin family protein yields the protein MSIDVDALLQNTRTHLSQLGTELENLVQAHSEVFEDANLQAKLAAFRAAQQDAIARLQVPTFYIAMIGTTSSGKSTIVNALVGRRIAPIEAGEMSGGVLTLTQAAEPKLVVQETKGAIWETGTWTDLSDEQIYDRVRNQVMLPYHQARKTQDLIAPQVTVHTALLPASDQSLLQLPTGVNLEIIDLPGLKSVQDAANLAVIQSRVNKAFSLVALDYMQVDDEQRKRLLEELKRVVKHLQGRTDSMIFVLNRVDQQGADDLPMNERIDLLRSEIQQVLELKDLPEVLPFSARILYYAQCAWGTEPLDAESRVAPETRLKLLNALFQDCAGMIGQYTRSDRNLRNWFRDVEDQVADGATIDDDTMRQILHYARLWSGGQELWERLRLRVQHSFPELVLLPSLVEVFDNFDALATALNSLSEIRRIQCKDEVEQQQQKLSDSRKRLQSEIKAVHKRFQALTEQIIDYLKKDDPDSRSQLSEICREEKLDGFQLLFEAIDTVEKDLTSVLLKPVQTAFQTNQGSYELEEKLRDVVGSIHAHEVARAYDLVSRKLGNFTRESDYYIKRVHETDTKAVRDLEQDERAMRKLYQTVRDAASARAEYMIQAQAQKLDKALRSVIEAQGNRLCEVCRRELPAFGLDDAIAATYHKAVAQNLPKLSEQFFEFLPKINQRDTSQREVVDRRAVTTTYTEGSCFNRRERTRTEYQNVMGDVKYKELLLPHEKTMARQWGEGVAKKKSMLWDILRKWFVRHLDDAKGNFGTAANDVLDLAERALAEQLAIIEQTLEAELKKWDEINASIASTAAIRKTLEVQTRSSHQ from the coding sequence ATGTCAATTGATGTTGATGCACTTCTACAAAATACTCGAACTCATCTGAGTCAACTTGGGACTGAACTTGAGAATTTGGTTCAAGCCCATTCCGAGGTCTTTGAAGATGCTAATCTTCAGGCAAAGTTGGCAGCGTTCCGAGCAGCGCAGCAGGATGCGATCGCTCGGCTGCAAGTCCCCACGTTTTATATCGCAATGATTGGAACCACTTCGTCGGGGAAATCGACGATCGTAAATGCCCTGGTTGGGCGGCGGATTGCCCCGATTGAAGCGGGAGAAATGAGTGGAGGGGTGTTGACATTAACACAAGCAGCCGAACCGAAACTGGTTGTGCAGGAAACTAAGGGAGCGATCTGGGAAACTGGAACTTGGACTGATTTGAGTGATGAACAGATCTACGATCGCGTTCGTAATCAGGTTATGTTGCCGTATCATCAAGCTCGAAAAACACAAGATTTAATTGCGCCGCAGGTCACTGTTCATACAGCACTGCTTCCAGCCTCGGATCAGTCATTACTTCAGCTCCCAACAGGCGTGAATTTGGAGATAATTGACCTACCTGGCTTAAAGTCAGTCCAAGATGCTGCCAATCTTGCCGTAATCCAATCTCGCGTCAATAAGGCGTTTAGTTTGGTTGCCCTCGACTATATGCAGGTCGATGATGAGCAGCGTAAGCGCCTACTCGAAGAACTAAAGCGAGTGGTCAAACACCTTCAGGGGCGCACCGACTCGATGATCTTTGTCCTAAATCGAGTAGACCAACAGGGAGCCGATGATCTCCCAATGAACGAGCGGATTGATCTGCTACGCTCAGAAATTCAGCAAGTCCTTGAACTCAAAGACCTGCCTGAGGTCTTACCATTTAGCGCCCGTATTCTGTACTACGCTCAATGTGCCTGGGGAACAGAGCCATTAGACGCTGAATCAAGGGTCGCGCCCGAAACTCGACTAAAGCTGCTTAACGCGCTGTTTCAAGACTGTGCAGGCATGATTGGTCAGTACACTAGAAGCGATCGCAATTTACGCAATTGGTTTCGAGATGTGGAGGATCAAGTTGCGGATGGAGCAACGATTGACGATGATACGATGCGTCAAATTCTACACTACGCCCGTTTGTGGAGCGGTGGACAGGAATTGTGGGAGCGTCTTCGACTGCGGGTGCAACACTCATTTCCTGAACTGGTTTTGCTGCCCAGCTTAGTTGAAGTGTTCGATAACTTTGATGCACTGGCAACGGCTTTGAATTCGCTATCTGAAATCCGAAGAATTCAGTGCAAAGATGAGGTTGAACAACAGCAGCAGAAATTGAGCGATAGTCGAAAACGTCTGCAAAGTGAGATCAAAGCTGTGCATAAACGCTTTCAAGCTTTGACAGAGCAGATAATCGACTATCTCAAAAAAGATGACCCGGACTCTCGCAGCCAACTAAGCGAAATCTGCCGTGAAGAGAAATTAGATGGATTTCAATTGCTGTTTGAAGCGATCGACACCGTAGAGAAAGATTTGACTTCGGTACTGCTTAAACCCGTACAAACTGCTTTTCAGACTAACCAAGGAAGCTATGAATTAGAAGAAAAACTGAGAGACGTAGTAGGCTCAATTCACGCGCACGAAGTTGCCAGAGCTTATGATCTCGTCAGTCGTAAACTGGGTAATTTTACCCGCGAATCAGACTATTACATTAAGCGCGTTCATGAGACAGATACTAAGGCAGTGCGAGATTTGGAGCAGGACGAACGGGCAATGCGTAAGCTCTATCAAACCGTTCGAGATGCGGCATCTGCTCGTGCTGAATACATGATTCAAGCCCAAGCTCAAAAGTTAGACAAAGCATTGCGATCGGTCATTGAAGCCCAAGGTAATCGCTTGTGCGAAGTCTGTCGTCGAGAATTGCCGGCTTTTGGTTTAGATGACGCGATCGCAGCTACTTATCACAAAGCGGTCGCGCAAAACCTACCCAAGCTGTCCGAACAGTTTTTCGAGTTTCTTCCAAAAATTAATCAGCGAGACACATCTCAACGTGAGGTTGTCGATCGTAGGGCAGTAACCACAACATACACCGAGGGGAGTTGTTTTAACCGAAGAGAACGAACCAGAACTGAATATCAAAATGTCATGGGTGATGTTAAGTACAAAGAACTACTATTACCCCACGAGAAAACAATGGCGCGTCAATGGGGAGAAGGCGTTGCGAAGAAAAAATCAATGCTTTGGGATATTTTACGGAAATGGTTTGTTCGCCATCTGGATGATGCAAAAGGTAACTTTGGCACCGCTGCAAACGACGTTCTCGATTTAGCTGAACGCGCTCTGGCGGAGCAACTTGCCATCATCGAGCAAACCTTAGAAGCTGAACTGAAAAAATGGGATGAAATTAATGCCAGTATTGCTTCAACCGCTGCTATTCGTAAAACCTTAGAGGTTCAAACTCGCTCTTCACATCAATGA